Proteins encoded within one genomic window of Methanosarcina barkeri str. Wiesmoor:
- a CDS encoding PKD domain-containing protein, translating to MVMSPASAKTWNVDTSQEILDALNNCADGDTIFVMNGVYEIGANKNIHAPNVTFMGESRDGVIIKSNNQILSVGGNSGAAPNCVIENFTGMVLTQMSNGISISSNSPGCIVQNVEINVPINPIRIESSECIVRNCIFDGCYNTGCLIKGKNVTLKNNTISNTTSTYALYLYTDATAVIEDNIFKDNNCRTLYIRGENSAVANNTFLNNQGEIIRFYKSTATNNTITRNNIASNEVIINFKDAGNGNKIFLNNFVNNSGGMSGTLPSVTYWNSTEPIEYTYNGTTYTGYLGNFWGTAYDESDGDGNGIGDSSYTVPSSFGTDYSPLMSPKENYGTSETNGSSSAPSADFSATPTSGTAPLAVNFTDQSTGTPTSWKWDFGDGADSTEQNVSHTYTSDGTYTVNLKVSNSAGNDIEIKNNYITVNNESEWLEFQKDSSHTGYTFSSAPIKDPKVLWQNLTSSEQEPCGSGGINVPPVISGNTVFVTAGNASIWAFDKDTGAHIWSKELGGSLTQTATPALGDGKLFVPTLGGDLYALDPENGSELWNTHVTDSSFECPLTYSDHKLYIGDGLEGGNGTKYYYCYDDNGSFVWKHENTNTAGFIWSGSVVVGNYMVYPVFEGKLVCLDKDTGTFVDQVDFSNSSDVSFALTDPGMFRSSVTYANGALYTSSERGQETGYCFKVGFDPDTGQFLDSGWAASIGFSTSTPTVYDGRVYVGHGEHGETGSMFCLNDSDGSVIWKTPVSGGVKSSPVISIENNEPYIYFTEAISDGSIYCLNPDGTLAWHYNPPEDDAYTLQGAALSEDKVYYGTDSGYLYCIGQGEALSPTANFSSNKQTGSFPLTVSFKDRSFNANKFLWDFGDGNTSTEVNPVHTYSAAGTYTVTLTVQNEHGTDKKIADDYIYAVRTPVTWPVKSGESIQTAINAASSGDIIKVYPGEYHEVVTINKTLTLKGVRDPILNASGFTGTSGVTISADDVEFNGFKVTGTGEKCFGISVSANNSSIEDNIIDNCAEGVAFMGTGNILQGNTISNCWDSAAMLDNTGGNRLYQNTFINNSGKKTGGSNNHISGGSGSFFQSSEQVEYLWNGQKLTGYIGNYYDDYTGNDSNGDGIGDSAYAADKGTDQYPLVLPYSNYVEQENSSIPENSWFQFHGKIDHLGYSEKGPKTNRIAWVSKDVSDATLSSSPVVAKGKVFVISGGAGMEEETTGVVQLVALNESTGDTVWHTSIPKTVLGSWASPAYDNGRVFTATGHELGCYDAENGEKLWCFNDTVGAGAVNSGPAIADGMVIFSDWDGSHYYCLDEYTGDLLWSFVVEGDAQSVPAYADGKFYLTSWDSGASRQGHAYCVDAVTGKQIWHIDVEQNFCGSPAYKDGVLYLTTYNFYGAGDLFALKASDGSVIWQQVIPRTDSTPALAYGNVYISGGYVQGGTLCFNATTGDSVWSNPPYIGDWPWSVAVADGLAYVGGYAFDAFTGEIVWSTPSGGSTPALSDGMLFIIGDDKKVYAFKDSSVSPVANFIADVTVGEAPLAVQFTDTSSGSPASWAWDFENDGTVDSTEQNPSYTYNAAGNYTVNLTVINANGTDSEAKTDYITVSSTPVEPEPIAAFTADVTRGTVPLTVNFTDQSTGTPTSWLWDFGDGTNATEQNVSHTYISAGNYTVNLTVANADGNDSEVKTDYVVVSEPLPGAPVANFTANVTTGTAPLTVEFTDISTGSPTGWQWDFNDDGIIDSTEQNPVYTYSTVGNYTVNLTVVNADGNDSEVKTEYIVVSEPLPGAPVANFTATPTSGNAPLTVNFTDQSTGNISSYAWDFDNDGTVDSTEQNPIYTYSVAGTYTVNLTVSNEDGNDSEVKTEYIIVSELLPGAPVANFTVNKTSGKAPLDVQFTDASTGNISSYAWDFDNDGTIDSNEQSPLYTYASAGTYTVNLTVANANGNDSEVKTGYIKVSSQSSVKPVAEFSASPTSGKTPLKVKFTDTSTGSPTSWFWKFGDGSKSFHQNPVHKYSKAGTYTVNLTVKNAKGKNTVTKTEYIKVITKPVANFSANPTSGKTPLKVKFTDTSTGIPAKWRWDFGDGAKSFLQTPVHKYSKAGTYTVNLTVKNAKGKNTVTKTQYIKVITKPAANFTSSVTSGKTPLKVKFTDTSTGIPAKWRWDFGDGSDSFHQNPVHKYSKAGTYTVNLTVKNAKGKNTVTKTQYIKVITKPVANFTSSVTSGKTPLKVKFTDTSTGIPAKWRWDFGDGSKSFHQNPIHKYSKAGTYTVNLTVKNAKGKNTVTKTQYIKVI from the coding sequence ATGGTAATGTCACCGGCGTCGGCGAAGACCTGGAATGTAGACACATCGCAGGAAATCTTGGATGCCCTGAATAATTGTGCGGACGGAGATACTATCTTTGTCATGAATGGGGTATACGAAATAGGTGCTAATAAAAATATTCATGCACCGAATGTAACATTCATGGGTGAGAGCAGAGATGGAGTGATTATTAAGTCCAATAACCAGATATTAAGTGTAGGGGGAAATAGTGGGGCAGCACCAAATTGTGTGATAGAAAATTTCACAGGAATGGTACTAACGCAAATGTCCAATGGAATTTCAATCTCCTCTAATAGTCCGGGTTGTATAGTTCAAAATGTGGAAATTAACGTTCCAATCAACCCAATACGCATCGAAAGCAGTGAATGTATCGTCCGGAATTGTATTTTTGATGGTTGCTATAATACTGGTTGTCTTATTAAAGGAAAAAACGTAACTTTGAAGAATAATACAATTTCAAATACAACTTCAACTTATGCTCTATATCTCTATACAGACGCAACGGCTGTTATTGAGGATAATATTTTCAAGGACAATAATTGCAGAACACTTTACATAAGAGGAGAAAACTCCGCAGTTGCAAACAACACTTTTCTAAACAACCAGGGAGAAATAATTAGGTTTTATAAGTCAACTGCCACGAATAATACTATAACAAGAAACAATATAGCTTCAAATGAAGTTATTATAAATTTCAAGGATGCAGGTAATGGCAATAAAATATTCCTGAATAATTTCGTGAACAATTCTGGTGGTATGTCCGGTACACTTCCATCCGTAACTTACTGGAACTCCACCGAACCCATAGAATACACCTATAACGGTACAACTTACACCGGATACCTGGGCAACTTCTGGGGCACCGCCTATGATGAATCTGACGGTGACGGAAACGGAATCGGTGACTCCTCCTATACTGTACCTTCCAGTTTTGGTACTGACTACTCTCCCCTGATGTCTCCAAAAGAGAACTACGGGACTTCAGAAACGAACGGTTCTTCCTCAGCTCCATCTGCAGATTTTTCAGCAACTCCAACTTCTGGAACCGCCCCGCTTGCGGTTAACTTCACTGATCAATCTACAGGCACACCGACATCCTGGAAATGGGATTTCGGCGACGGTGCCGACTCTACCGAGCAGAATGTCTCACACACTTATACTTCAGACGGGACTTACACTGTCAACCTTAAAGTTTCCAATTCAGCCGGGAACGACATCGAAATAAAGAACAACTATATCACGGTAAACAACGAATCCGAGTGGCTTGAATTCCAGAAAGACAGCTCCCACACCGGATACACTTTCAGCTCTGCCCCAATCAAAGACCCAAAAGTCCTCTGGCAAAACCTGACTTCTTCGGAGCAGGAACCCTGCGGGAGCGGAGGCATCAATGTTCCTCCAGTGATTTCCGGAAATACGGTTTTCGTAACTGCCGGCAACGCCTCTATCTGGGCCTTTGATAAAGATACCGGCGCTCATATCTGGTCAAAAGAGCTGGGCGGCAGTTTAACACAGACAGCAACTCCTGCCCTTGGAGACGGAAAACTCTTTGTCCCTACCCTTGGAGGAGACCTCTACGCACTTGACCCTGAAAACGGAAGTGAGTTATGGAACACACATGTAACCGACAGCAGCTTTGAGTGTCCCCTTACTTATTCAGACCACAAGCTCTACATCGGAGACGGGCTTGAAGGAGGAAACGGAACCAAATACTACTACTGCTACGATGACAATGGTAGCTTCGTCTGGAAACACGAAAACACAAACACTGCAGGCTTTATCTGGAGCGGGAGCGTAGTTGTCGGAAATTACATGGTTTACCCGGTTTTCGAAGGTAAATTGGTCTGTCTCGATAAGGATACAGGAACCTTTGTAGATCAGGTTGATTTCAGTAACAGTTCCGATGTCTCCTTTGCACTAACCGATCCGGGCATGTTCCGAAGTTCAGTAACATACGCTAACGGCGCCCTGTACACATCCTCGGAAAGAGGACAGGAAACCGGTTACTGCTTCAAAGTCGGTTTTGATCCAGATACAGGCCAGTTCCTGGACAGCGGCTGGGCAGCTTCAATAGGTTTCTCGACCTCGACCCCGACCGTTTATGACGGCAGGGTCTATGTAGGACACGGAGAACACGGCGAAACCGGATCCATGTTCTGCCTGAATGATTCTGACGGATCGGTAATCTGGAAGACTCCGGTTAGCGGAGGAGTCAAATCTTCACCTGTCATTTCTATTGAAAACAACGAGCCCTACATCTACTTCACCGAAGCTATCTCTGACGGCTCAATTTACTGCCTGAACCCTGACGGAACCCTTGCCTGGCACTACAACCCACCTGAGGATGATGCATATACTCTGCAAGGGGCAGCCCTTTCCGAGGACAAGGTTTACTACGGAACCGATAGCGGATACCTCTACTGCATCGGCCAGGGCGAAGCCCTCTCTCCAACAGCCAATTTCAGTTCGAACAAACAGACAGGTTCTTTCCCCCTAACGGTCTCCTTCAAAGACAGGTCTTTTAACGCCAACAAATTCCTTTGGGATTTCGGGGATGGAAATACTTCAACCGAAGTAAACCCTGTCCATACCTACTCTGCTGCAGGCACCTATACCGTGACCCTTACCGTTCAAAACGAGCATGGGACGGACAAGAAAATTGCTGATGACTACATTTACGCAGTAAGAACCCCGGTTACCTGGCCTGTCAAAAGCGGGGAGTCAATCCAGACAGCAATTAATGCAGCAAGTTCAGGAGACATAATCAAGGTATATCCAGGGGAATATCACGAAGTCGTGACCATTAACAAGACCCTGACTCTCAAAGGCGTAAGAGACCCTATCCTTAACGCTTCGGGTTTCACAGGCACTTCAGGCGTAACCATCAGTGCTGACGATGTTGAGTTCAACGGATTTAAAGTTACGGGAACCGGAGAAAAATGTTTTGGAATCAGTGTGTCCGCAAACAATTCTTCGATAGAAGATAACATCATAGATAACTGTGCCGAAGGGGTGGCGTTCATGGGGACCGGAAACATCCTTCAAGGAAACACTATTTCCAACTGTTGGGACTCTGCTGCCATGCTCGATAACACCGGAGGTAACAGACTCTACCAGAATACTTTCATCAACAACAGCGGAAAGAAGACTGGAGGTTCAAACAATCACATCTCCGGTGGTTCAGGTTCCTTCTTCCAGAGTTCCGAGCAAGTAGAATACCTGTGGAACGGACAAAAACTGACAGGATACATAGGCAATTACTATGACGACTACACCGGAAACGATTCAAACGGGGACGGAATCGGGGATTCGGCTTACGCTGCTGATAAAGGAACCGATCAGTACCCTCTGGTGCTCCCTTACTCAAACTACGTTGAGCAGGAAAACAGCTCTATCCCTGAAAACTCCTGGTTCCAGTTCCATGGAAAGATTGACCACCTTGGTTACTCCGAAAAAGGGCCCAAGACCAACCGGATCGCATGGGTAAGTAAGGACGTTAGTGATGCTACCCTCAGTTCCTCGCCAGTGGTTGCCAAAGGTAAAGTCTTTGTGATCTCCGGTGGAGCAGGAATGGAAGAAGAGACGACAGGTGTTGTTCAGTTAGTAGCCCTGAACGAGTCTACCGGAGACACAGTCTGGCATACCAGTATCCCGAAGACCGTACTTGGTTCCTGGGCTTCTCCTGCCTATGACAATGGCAGGGTCTTTACGGCCACCGGCCATGAACTTGGCTGTTATGATGCCGAAAACGGAGAAAAACTCTGGTGCTTCAATGATACTGTGGGAGCGGGTGCAGTTAATAGCGGACCTGCTATTGCGGACGGTATGGTGATCTTTAGCGACTGGGACGGAAGCCATTATTACTGTCTTGACGAGTATACCGGAGATTTACTCTGGAGTTTTGTAGTGGAAGGAGATGCACAGTCCGTACCTGCTTATGCCGATGGGAAATTCTACCTGACAAGCTGGGATTCCGGGGCCTCCAGACAGGGTCATGCTTACTGTGTGGATGCAGTAACCGGGAAACAGATCTGGCACATTGATGTCGAACAGAACTTCTGCGGGTCTCCTGCCTACAAGGACGGAGTCCTTTACCTGACAACCTACAACTTCTACGGGGCAGGAGATCTTTTTGCCCTGAAAGCAAGTGACGGCAGCGTAATCTGGCAGCAAGTTATCCCAAGGACAGATTCAACTCCTGCTCTTGCCTATGGAAATGTCTACATTTCCGGAGGTTATGTCCAAGGGGGAACCCTCTGTTTCAATGCGACTACAGGCGATTCTGTCTGGTCAAACCCCCCATACATAGGAGACTGGCCTTGGTCGGTAGCTGTTGCCGATGGGCTCGCTTACGTTGGAGGTTATGCTTTTGATGCTTTCACAGGTGAAATTGTTTGGTCTACTCCTTCTGGTGGCTCTACTCCTGCGCTTTCGGATGGTATGCTTTTCATTATAGGAGACGACAAGAAAGTCTATGCCTTTAAGGACTCCTCCGTTTCACCTGTTGCCAATTTCATTGCAGATGTGACGGTCGGCGAAGCGCCGCTAGCAGTACAGTTCACCGATACTTCATCAGGTTCTCCTGCTTCCTGGGCCTGGGACTTTGAGAACGACGGCACTGTGGACTCAACTGAGCAGAACCCCTCGTATACCTATAATGCAGCTGGTAACTACACTGTCAACCTTACGGTTATAAATGCAAACGGGACAGATTCCGAGGCCAAGACAGATTATATCACCGTATCGTCTACACCTGTAGAACCTGAACCCATTGCTGCGTTCACTGCTGATGTGACCAGGGGTACTGTTCCTCTTACTGTCAATTTTACGGACCAATCCACAGGTACACCGACCTCCTGGCTCTGGGACTTCGGAGACGGTACCAATGCTACCGAGCAGAATGTTTCACACACGTACATATCAGCCGGTAACTATACTGTCAATCTCACGGTTGCAAATGCTGACGGTAACGATTCTGAAGTAAAGACTGATTACGTTGTGGTAAGTGAACCACTGCCTGGAGCTCCGGTTGCAAACTTTACTGCAAATGTAACAACCGGTACAGCACCACTGACCGTAGAATTCACAGATATCTCGACTGGCTCACCGACGGGCTGGCAGTGGGATTTCAACGATGATGGGATAATTGACAGTACTGAGCAGAATCCAGTTTACACGTATTCAACAGTAGGTAACTATACCGTCAACCTTACTGTTGTCAATGCTGACGGTAACGATTCTGAAGTAAAGACTGAATACATTGTGGTAAGTGAACCATTGCCTGGAGCTCCGGTTGCAAACTTTACTGCAACTCCGACGTCTGGTAATGCTCCTCTCACTGTCAACTTTACGGATCAGTCAACTGGCAATATCTCATCCTATGCATGGGACTTTGATAACGATGGAACAGTTGACAGCACTGAGCAGAATCCGATATACACGTATTCTGTAGCCGGTACTTACACTGTCAACCTTACGGTTTCCAATGAGGATGGAAACGATTCTGAGGTAAAAACTGAGTACATTATCGTAAGTGAACTACTTCCTGGCGCTCCGGTTGCAAACTTTACAGTCAATAAGACCAGTGGAAAGGCTCCACTTGACGTTCAGTTTACAGACGCTTCAACTGGTAATATCTCATCCTATGCATGGGACTTTGATAATGATGGAACTATAGACAGTAACGAACAGAGTCCTTTGTATACCTACGCTTCAGCCGGTACCTACACTGTCAATCTTACGGTTGCAAATGCTAACGGTAACGATTCGGAGGTAAAAACCGGGTATATTAAGGTCTCCAGTCAATCTTCAGTAAAGCCAGTAGCTGAATTTTCTGCGTCGCCTACTTCAGGAAAAACACCATTAAAGGTTAAATTTACCGACACAAGCACTGGCTCTCCAACTTCCTGGTTCTGGAAATTTGGAGATGGATCAAAGTCATTCCACCAGAATCCTGTTCACAAGTATTCAAAGGCAGGAACATATACTGTGAACTTGACAGTAAAGAATGCTAAAGGCAAGAACACGGTAACAAAAACAGAATATATAAAAGTGATAACAAAACCGGTTGCAAACTTTTCTGCGAATCCAACCTCAGGAAAAACACCATTAAAGGTTAAATTTACTGACACAAGCACAGGAATACCTGCTAAATGGAGATGGGACTTTGGAGATGGAGCAAAGTCATTCCTTCAGACTCCGGTTCACAAGTATTCTAAGGCAGGAACATATACTGTTAACTTGACAGTAAAGAATGCTAAAGGCAAGAACACGGTAACAAAAACACAATATATAAAAGTGATAACAAAACCAGCTGCAAACTTCACCAGCAGCGTTACATCAGGAAAAACGCCATTAAAGGTTAAATTTACTGACACAAGTACAGGAATACCTGCTAAATGGAGATGGGACTTTGGAGACGGATCAGATTCATTCCACCAGAACCCGGTTCACAAGTATTCAAAGGCAGGAACATATACGGTTAACTTGACAGTAAAGAATGCTAAAGGCAAGAACACGGTAACAAAAACACAATATATAAAAGTGATAACAAAACCTGTGGCAAACTTCACCAGCAGTGTTACATCAGGAAAAACGCCATTAAAGGTTAAATTTACTGACACAAGCACAGGAATACCTGCTAAATGGAGATGGGACTTTGGAGATGGATCAAAATCATTCCATCAGAATCCGATTCATAAGTATTCAAAGGCAGGAACATATACTGTTAACTTGACAGTAAAGAATGCTAAAGGCAAGAACACGGTAACAAAAACACAATATATAAAAGTTATATAA
- a CDS encoding PQQ-binding-like beta-propeller repeat protein has product MNKLKILMVCLTLLLVAAVLPALGSDWPQFQKDKVHSGVTGDSAPIADPNSTISWQHDHPVPSGGMGGIDESPIVYNGSVYAVIAGGNLTKYSLDGTAAGGNWPVSFVTNPDDLDFQLATPAASNGHIFVVDTGYNRSLDYDLYAIDATTGSVSGRVHVNNSTGIQFLTPVTYVEASNGSKYVLFGSGNMSGWTMHEGEYYCYNVTDPANMEICWNYSSPTGHYWAGAAVIGDYAVFGDDAGNLVSINYKTGATVNVIDASTVYGFDVGKIRSSVTYSDDETAIFNNETGRIYFTSFNSTVNGSCYALGFNASTGSFVEDDNWSSYIGCSTSTPAYYNGRIYVCNYTIDYSIPIYEGNLWCLNESNGHDDIWSNPASVGPVQSSPAVSTFYGPGNEYIYVTTNYPTGGISCVDSDGTEVWNETSSGSNLYSLAGAAISGGWVFYGNDNGYLHGLANYTRYDFNGSTDMWAYKYQVDTKPPSTATDPAIEFSSAEYNAIKTDDDTTYASSQTTTDSYYAAHRFVFKIDDNEEPWIISNNGSINVTWNGKAYYSVGGTNGATLYIWNGTAYESLDDDANGVNEFSLIGGVTSNIGNYIDGSGNVTVLVVQKDEQSSTPPPAKVSHIKTDYVKLVATP; this is encoded by the coding sequence ATGAATAAATTGAAAATATTAATGGTTTGTTTAACCTTGCTCCTGGTGGCGGCTGTTCTGCCGGCGCTGGGTTCAGACTGGCCTCAGTTCCAAAAAGACAAAGTACACAGCGGAGTTACAGGCGACAGCGCTCCGATAGCCGACCCTAACTCAACTATATCCTGGCAACATGATCACCCTGTTCCTTCCGGAGGTATGGGCGGGATTGACGAGAGTCCAATTGTGTATAATGGCTCCGTATATGCCGTTATAGCAGGAGGCAATCTTACTAAATATTCTCTGGATGGAACGGCAGCCGGAGGAAACTGGCCGGTTAGCTTTGTCACCAACCCTGATGATCTTGATTTTCAGCTTGCTACACCGGCAGCTAGTAATGGGCATATTTTTGTGGTAGATACCGGATACAACAGGTCTCTAGATTATGACCTCTATGCTATCGATGCAACTACCGGAAGTGTATCTGGAAGGGTGCATGTAAATAACTCTACAGGCATTCAGTTTCTTACCCCAGTTACCTATGTAGAAGCCAGCAATGGGAGTAAATACGTTTTATTCGGTTCGGGGAACATGAGTGGCTGGACAATGCATGAAGGAGAGTACTACTGTTACAATGTCACTGACCCCGCCAATATGGAGATATGTTGGAATTATTCATCCCCAACAGGGCATTACTGGGCAGGTGCAGCAGTCATTGGAGATTATGCGGTTTTTGGAGATGATGCCGGCAATCTTGTTTCGATAAACTATAAGACGGGCGCGACTGTCAATGTAATCGACGCTTCAACGGTTTATGGCTTTGATGTGGGAAAAATCCGCTCGTCTGTGACTTACAGCGATGATGAGACCGCGATATTCAACAATGAGACCGGCAGGATATATTTCACTTCTTTTAATTCCACTGTTAATGGAAGTTGCTATGCGCTAGGCTTTAATGCCAGCACCGGTTCGTTCGTCGAAGACGACAATTGGAGTTCTTACATAGGATGCAGCACTTCCACTCCCGCATATTACAATGGCAGGATCTATGTGTGTAACTATACCATCGATTACTCTATTCCTATTTATGAAGGTAATCTCTGGTGCCTTAACGAGTCCAATGGACATGATGATATCTGGAGTAATCCCGCTTCTGTAGGCCCTGTTCAGAGCTCTCCAGCGGTATCAACTTTCTATGGTCCGGGAAACGAGTATATCTATGTCACCACAAACTATCCAACCGGCGGCATCTCCTGTGTGGATAGCGACGGAACTGAAGTCTGGAACGAAACTTCATCAGGAAGCAATCTCTACAGTCTGGCTGGAGCAGCCATTTCAGGCGGCTGGGTCTTCTACGGAAATGACAATGGATATCTCCACGGTCTTGCCAACTATACCCGCTACGACTTTAACGGAAGTACGGATATGTGGGCTTACAAGTACCAGGTGGATACCAAGCCTCCCAGCACTGCTACGGACCCGGCTATAGAGTTCTCGTCTGCCGAATATAATGCCATCAAAACGGATGACGATACTACTTACGCATCTAGCCAAACAACTACTGATAGTTATTATGCTGCGCATCGGTTCGTGTTTAAGATTGATGACAATGAGGAACCGTGGATCATATCCAACAATGGTTCTATCAATGTGACTTGGAACGGTAAAGCGTATTATAGTGTTGGTGGTACAAACGGTGCCACGCTGTACATATGGAACGGCACGGCATACGAATCTCTAGATGACGACGCAAATGGTGTGAACGAATTTTCGTTGATTGGTGGAGTTACATCGAACATCGGCAACTACATTGATGGTTCAGGAAATGTGACCGTGCTGGTTGTACAGAAGGATGAACAATCAAGCACTCCACCACCAGCAAAAGTATCACATATTAAGACAGATTATGTTAAACTGGTGGCAACACCATAA